The Aeoliella mucimassa genome includes the window GTGTACACCGATTTATTTATCGCGGGCGATTTCAACCAGGACGGCCTGGTCAACCTCGCCGACTACACTGTTTGGCGCGACACGCTTGGCTCTACGACCGACCTGCGTGCCAATGGCGACGACACCGGCGCCAGCCAGGGCGTGGTCGACATGTCGGACTACCAGATTTGGAAGACCAACTTCGGCATGCAAGCGGGGCTGTCATCGGCCGAGTCTCAGTCGGTTCCGGAACCCCACAGCGTTTCGCTGATGGCCCTGCTGGTCGCTACCGCCATGGCAGGTCAGCGTCTACACACCTCCAGAACCTAGAACATCACCTTGCGGACTACATCAGGGAGTAATCCATTGAAAACGAAAGCACTGCTGACAACGGTCGCAGTATTCTTAGTCTTCAGCGTCCATCAGGCCAGCGGACAAAGCCAGATCGGTATCAACTTCATCGGTGGCATCACCGGCGGCGGCCCCGGCGGTACGGTCACTGGTAGTGCGGGCTGGCAAGGCACCTCCGACGGCGGCGACTACGATTACCCACGCGACATTTCTCAAATCAACTGGAACAACGTCGCCCCTCCAGTGGATGGTGAAATCGAAGACCTGCAAGACTTCAAGGGGAGCGCGTCGGACCTAATCAACTCCGCAGGCGAGACCACTTCGCTCAGCGTATCGTGGTTGGCCGAAGAACCCTACCGTGCGTTTGGCGGCCCCTACAGCAATCAAGATCAGGAACTGATGTCGGGATACATCGATGTCGACGACACCTGGCCTACGTCTTACGTCAACCTGACCGACATTCCCTATAACGGGTACGACCTAGTAGTCTACGTTGGAACCGATGGAAACAACCGCACCGCTAGCGTACAACTCGGCAACGACGACAACTCGCGGACCTGGTTCGTCACCAACACTGGTGGTGGAGCTTTCTCTGGCCCCGAAGACTACATTCGTGCAACCGCTATCAGTGAGTTCGATGCCGAGCCTGGTAATTTCATCGTCTACGAAGGGTTAATTTCCAGCGATCTTGAAGTACGAATCACCCGCGGCACGAACAACGCCGGCATCAATGGCATTCAACTGATTGAGCGGAGCGACGTTCCTTTCTTAACACTGATGGTCGATACCGTAACCGGTGTCATGGCGATTCAAAACAACTCCGGCGAGGCGGTGGATTTCGATGCCTACCAGATCGAAAGCGCCGATGGCAGCCTGAATCCCACTGGCTTTCGATCGCTCGAAGACCAAGATTACGAAGGCAACGGGGCTTCTGGTTCTGGTCACGGTTGGGAGGAACTCGGAGTTCCCTCGGCCAACCTGATGGGCGAAGCATTCCTCGCCGATAGCAGCGTGCTAGATGTCGGCAGCAGCGTTTTGCTTGGGTCTTCCTTTACCGCTGAGTCGGTCGAAGACCTGGTGTTCCGGTACCACCAGACCGGCAGCTTCACACAAAAGGGACGCGTCGAGTACTGCGAGAACTGCTTGTTCATTGATCTTCAAGGCGACTACAACAGCGATGGCGTCGTAAACCTGGCCGACTACACGGTGTGGCGCGACTCTCTAGGGTCAACCAGCGATCTGCGAGCCAACGGCGACGACACCGGCGCCAGCCAAGGCGTTGTCGACGCGACCGACTACCAAGTTTGGAAAGCTAACTTCGGAGCCAGCACTGGTGCCAGTCAGGCCGTCGCCAACACGCAAGTCCCTGAGCCAAGCAGCGTGACGCTGTGTTGCTTGCTCGCAATTGGTTTCGTGCCTTTCGGTTTACGACGTACTCGTTGCCTTTCAGCGAATCGAGTACGTACATTTCTTTTAGCTGCTACGGTACTGGTCGCTACGGGCTTCTGCCAACCGACTTATGCGGTCTCAGTCGGCATGAACATGGTCGGTGGCATTGGATCTTCGGCCTCGGAGGTTAATGGGGTTGCCGGGTTTCGCGGCGACACGGAGAAAGGCCTCGCCGACGTTTCGCAAGCCAACTGGAACAACGTGGCCTATTTCACCGTGGGTGGGGTCGACGGGGTATACGACATTCTCGGTACTGCGGAAAACCTGAAGACCAGCGAGAATGTAGTGACCGACATGTCGGTCTCGTGGCTGGCCGATAACACCTGGGCGGCTGGAAACCCCACGAAGGACAACGACGACGAACGGTTGATGGACGGGTATGTCGACAACTCCACCGATCTAACCACATCCTATTTCACTCTGAATAACATCCCGTTTACGGGATACGATCTATACATCTATGTCGGCTCCGATGGCAACGGTCGTGTTTCTTACACTCGACTTGGAGAAGACTCCTCGAGCGACACCTACTTCGAAACCAACACGGGACAGGGAGCCTTCACCGGCCCGGACGATTACGTTCGCGCGGAAGCAAAGAGCATCGGCGAGACCGCCCCTTCCAACTTCATCTTGTACGAAGGTCTGTTGTCGCCGAATATCGAGTTCACCGTGAACCGCGCTACCGGCAACGCAGGCGTACATGGTATTCAAGTGGTCGAACGAACAGATATTCCCTTTCTGAGTTTGGTGGTCGATCGGGTCACCGGTTACGCCGAACTGCGAAACGAATCGGGCGGCGATGTTGACCTCGACCTCTACCAAATAGGTTCACCCGACGAAGCATTAACTCCCAGTAGCTTTTACTCGCTTGAGCAGCAGGACTACGAACAAAATGGAACTGCTGGTTCCGGCAACGGTTGGGAAGTCATGGGTACCCCTTCCACGAAACTCATTGCGGAGTCGTTTCTGCAAGGAAGCTCACTACTAAGCATTGGTGCGAGCATCAACTTGGGACAGATCTTTGCTCCCGGCGGAGCCGAAACTCTCGAGATTCTATTCCACGAAGTCGATGGCGTTCTAAATCCAGGCCGAGTGGATTACTGCGACAATTGCGTTGCGGCCTCAGACCTTAAGGGAGACTACAACGGCGACAATCAGGTAAATCTGGCCGACTACACGATTTGGCGAGACAGCCTTGGGTCCACTGGCGATGGACTTGCCGCGGATGGCAACAACGATCAGGTGGTCGACTCTCTCGACTATCAGCTTTGGAAAAGTCACTTCGGCCAATCCATGGCAGCGCCGCTCAACGCATCGGCATCCACCACTCAAGTGCCTGAACCTGCCAGCTACACCGCCCTGCTTCTGACCGCAAGCGTTCTGGCTTGCAGACGGGTCACCTGCGTTTAGGATCGCTTCCGGCTGCCGACGAATACGATGGCTCCGGCCACACTGGCAAACATCGGCCAGCACGGCGGCTCGGGAACCTGGCTTACCATCGCAGTGAATGCCCCGGTACCGAAATTCGCGTCATAGAGTGCTTCGAACGCGAGGAAGTCAAGCTCGTCCACTCGCCCGTTGCCATCCATATCGCCGGCACGATGGGCATCCACCGCCAACATGCCGGAGACATCGGTAAACAGATTGGCCCGCATCAACGGCCAGTCGGCCGCCGAGATCAACCCATCGGCATTGAAATCGCCAACCTCAATCGGCGACTCGATCTGGGTGCCGGTATAGACTATCTCGACCTTCAGGTCTTCACTCAACAACGAAAGAGTCGCCTGCAAGTCCTCGTAAGGGCTCGGTATCCAGGCGGTGCCAAGCTCAATCGACTGGTTGTGGGCCAGCGTGGTTTCGCCGAACGTTCCTTCGGCAAGATTCGTTCGACTACCAGCGGCGGTAAAACGCAGCCACGCATTGTCGCTATCGACCGAACCATCCCCTCCATTTGCTGCTTCATCGTAGTTGCCAGCAATTGAGGTCCACTGCGACTCGCGCAATGCTCCGGCCGTGGAGAGTATGTCGTACTCAAAAAAGGTCAAAGCTTGCCCAGTAAGGTTCGTTAAAGTGAGCTGCCCGGTGTCGCGATTCACGTAAAGCTTCACCGCTGGAGTTTCGGTAATGATGGGAGTTACGATCGACCCACTAGCCCCATCGCTTTCGATACTCAGGTTCACTCCACTTACAGCTGGTGCACCGAATACGGTGAACTTGCCCACATGCTCACTTAAGACAGCCGATGTGGTTTCGTCGGTGAAATGCACCTCGGCAGTGATGTCGGTGAAGGAGATACTCGATTCGTTCACCGGGTTATTTGGTCCTGTGAGCGTGAGCTGGGCACCGCTACCCAGCGATACATTGAGTTCTGCCAGAAACTTTGCGGCAATCGAGCCACCCGAGAGCTCAATCGTTCCTGGCATGTCGGGATTCTCCAGATACCCCATGCCAAAATCGGCGCTGGCGATATCAATCGAACCGGCTGATTGCACCAGCGATCCCCCAGCGCGGAATCGCAAGTCCGAACTCTCCACTATCGTAGCAGGGGTATCGAGCACATACGTATCGACCAGATCCGACGTATCGATTACCCCTCCGGTCGGTGTGCCGGCCCAGTTCTGAAGCTGCGAGAAGGTGGTGCCATCGCCGGCACCGGTCCAGGTTAGTGTAACTGCGTGCGCCGAGCCGGCCAGGAACACCATCGTCCCTACCAAGGCAATGCAGCAGCAGTATCGTCGAAAGTACATCACAGCTTTATTATCTTGCACTAAGGTGAGAGTCCATAAGTTGGCAACCTGTTAGCTGCACTTCCGCATCACAAGCCCAACACTGATACCGCCGAGTATCTGCAGCAGCGAGACCGGCTCGGGAACCTGATTGGGAGTAAACTGCGGAGCGGGCAGGTTGGCATCGAGAAAAGCCTGTCGCAACAGTCGCCAGTCGGCGCGATCGACAATGCCATCCAGGTTCAAGTCGCCCTTCTTGTAAGACCCAACATCGGGCACAGGCTGTTGATAAAGCCAACCCGCGATGAAGGCATCCACGTCGAGTTGGTTTAGCTCTCCGTCGAGGTTCACGTCGCCATCGAGCAAGTTAAAATCTCCTGCGACGAGCAGCACAAGCGAGTTTGTGTATTGCAGCGACAACTCGACACCATCGACCGTGGGAAGCTGAATCGTAGAAAACTCGCCTTCGATCGATTCGGCTCGCATCAGCGGAAAGAACTCACCCTGCGTCGGCACGAAGCCATTCACTAGCTGCAGAGCAAGCGTACCGCCAAGCACCGCCTGGCCGACAACTTCTAGCTGGTCGAACTGCGTGCCGCCGGAAGTGCCACCGATATCGAGCGTGAGTACGCCTGATGCAAATTGCCGGTAGTCGTCTCCAACGCTCAGAATGCTAGTGCCTCCCTCGCTGTTGGAAACCGAGACTTGGCCGAAGTTATATACGTCGGCGTTCACGTCGCCATGCCCAACTAGCTGAGCGTTTTCGAGCACATCGACCCAACGGACTGAACTCAGGCTACCACCTTGTAGTTCGACAATACCATACTCGCTGATGCGAATCTCGTTGCGTCCTTCCAGCGTGTGGCCTTGCTGCACCTGAACGGTTTGTGTGGCGGAGCTACCAGTGCCGCGAACCTCGAAGCCCAAGGTATGCACGTCTTCGGAGACCACTGCGGTTTTTGGACTGCGACCGTCGTTGGCCAACACCGCAGACCAGTACTCGGCTGGCACCGCAGCACCCGACCAGTTGGCGCTATCGCTCACCTCGCCGAGATCGTCGCCGGTCCAAGTATGGAATTCAATCGCGTACGAATCGTTCTGCTCCACTCCTTCGGCCAAGGCGATCGCTTGCAATTCGGTGACCATAGCCAGGTTGGCGGCATCTTGCAGACTTAGCTCATTGTTCTCGTCGTAATCATCGTTCAAACTGTAAAGCCGCAGCGTACCATCGCTGTATTTGATGAGCTTGTAATCGTCTTTAATGATCGCCCAGCGACCATTTTTCCCATCAGGGTCCGGGCCACTCCCTTCATGATGCTCCTGAATGATGTAGTCCTTGGGACGATCGACACCCTGGCCGGTTAGCTCATGGACGAGCGACACTCCGTCGAGCCCTACCGGCCCGCGCGTGCCGGCCAACTCCAAAGCCGTCGGCATGAAGTCGGGCAGATCGGTAAAGCGATCCGAAACCTGGCCGGGCTCGATGGTTCCCTTCCAGTACGCGAAGGCCGGTACGTTGATTCCGCCATTCCAAAGGTCGCGTTTGCCGCCGCGTTTGCCACCGGAGGCATCGAAAAACGCAATCGGCGAGCCATCTTCGGCCGTAGGTCCGTTATCTGAGGTGAAGAAGATGACCGTATTCTCGAGCACGCTATCGGACTTGTCGCCATCGCCATTGGGATCGTCGAGCTTGGCCACGATCTCGCCGACCGCTGCATCGAGACGCGAAATCATCGCAGCATAAGACTTTTGATCGTCGGTCCACGAACTCGCTCCTGGCACATTCTCGTACGCAGCGAACCACTCCGGGTAGTTTCGTACTGCATCGATGTCGAAATGTGGAATCGTCGAGGCGTACTGCAGATAAAATGGCTGCCCGGAATTGGCATGCTGCTCGATGTAAGCAACGCTCTTCGCGGTCACTAGGTCGGCGGTATAGGCGGTATAGTTCGCATTCAGATTACTATTGGTGTTGCCTGTCTTCTCCAACCAGAGTCCGTTATCGGAGTTGGGCTGATACTTCTCCCCGACCTCGGCAATCCCATCATTGTCGTCGTCGAATGGTTCCTCGGTCGTCCACAACGAGTCAACTCGGTACGAATGCGCCCGGGCGTGATTCAAGTAACCATAGAAAGTTTGAAATCCCTGGGCGGTGGGAATCGAATTAGGCCCTGTGATCGTGGGATTGGGAATCGTTCCATCGCCGCTTGAGCCGCTGCCGCCGAAGCCCCATTTACCAAACACCGCCGTCGAGTAACCAGCCGCTTGCAGGTGATCGCCGACGGTTTGCCCCTCGGAACGCCAAGGGTCGCCGGTTAGGTTCGCATTGCTATCGACCAGCGTATGTCCGTTATGCAGGCCCGAGTACAACATCGCTCGACTTGGCCCACACACGGTAGCCGCAAAAGCGTTGTTGAATCGCATACCACCGGTAGCGAGGGCGTCGAGATTCGGCGTTTGGATCAAGGTCTGGCCATTGAAACCAACGCTGCCGAAGCCGAGGTCGTCGGCATAGATATGTACAATATTCGGCGAATCCGCCCAGCAGGTGCTGGTGATTCCCCACAACATCAGGAAGGATGCGAATGAAGCGATTCTCTCAATACATCTCATGGTGCTCTCTCTTCAAGTCCTTTACGTCTGCGATCGTTCACTCCGCACTTTGCCGATTAGCGGGCCTTGTTCTTTTGATTGCCCCGTTTTGCTTTTGCCTTAGAGAATAGCGATACCAATTCGGAATCGGTGTGCGCTTCCTGCATGGCGGATTTCAGCTGCTCGACAATCTCGGGGTGCTGCTGAGCGAGATCCGTGGTTTCGCTGGGGTCGGCCTCGAGATCGTAGAGCTCGAACACGGGGGCACTCTTCGTGTTGAGCACCACCCCTTTCCATTTACCTTTGCGAATCGCTTGTTTGCCGCCTTGCTCGTAGAACTCCCAGTAGAGATAGTCGTGCTCAACCTGTCCCTGCTCTCCCAATAGTGTGGGAGGGCCTTGTTGACTAACTCCACTCGAACTGTGGAAGCCCGAGTTGGGTGAATTGATTGATGATTTTACAGCGCAAGCGGGCTTCCGTTTGTTGGTTTTCGAATACTCGGTTTTTGAGATGGCTCCCAAAGCTTTGTTTCACTCGGTACATGGTCGTTTCCGCCAAGCTTCTACGATGATAGCCCACTTCCTCTTTCCAACTCCTACGCCCCTTGCGTCGAATCTGACGAATTGCCTCGTCCCGGGGCAAAGGCTCCTCCGCAGAGTTGCCATGTTGTTTGATCTTGGCGTTGTGCTGCGGCGGAATCACCGGCTCAATGCCTTCGGATTCCAGCCCTTCATAAACCTTCCACTTGTCGTAACTACCGTCGCCGTGAAACTTTTTTACGGGCTGCTCCACCTGCTCCAGCATTTCGGGAACCGCATCGGCATCGTGGCAACTGTTCTCGGTCAAAATCTCCGCCACAATCTCGCGGGTGTCAGGATTCACCGACAAATGCAGCTTCCGCCATGTCCGCCGCTTCGACTTGCCATGCGTCCGCATCTTCCATTCGCCCTCGCCAAACACTTTCATGCCGGTGCTATCCACCACGATATCGATGTCGCCCCTCTTGTTAGCGATATCGAGCGAAACATTCAGCTTGCTGGCTCGCTTGGCGAGCGAAGAATAATTGGGAATCGCTGCCTCGACGCCCAACATCGCCACCAGCGAGCGGCCGAATCCCTCAGTCTGCCGATAGGGAAGTTTCAGCAGTTCGCGAATCGTCAGCAAGCACTCGATCGCCGTATCGCTGAAGACAAAAGGGCGACCGACTTTTGTCTGGTCGTTAGGATGTTCCCAGTTCTCCAACGCCTCGTCGCTAAACCAAATAGTGATGTTTCCACGCTCGATGAGCGACTTGTTATACTCCTTCCAGTTCGTGACTTTGTAGGTTCGTTTTTCTTTCGTAGCCATGTTCGATCTCCGTAAAAAAGGTACGTGGTTCCATTCCACGTTAGTTTTTACGGAGGTTTGTGACTAATTGTTCAACAAGGCCGTGTGGGAGCAAAACTAATGCCATCGATGTCGTCAGGTGAGTCGACGCCGGCCAGTTCGCACGCAGTCGGCAGGAAATCCCAAAAGGCCGACATATGGTCCGACTTACTAACTGGGGCAATGGTTCCGGGCCACCAGGCAACCGTCGGCACGCGGATGCCCCCTTCGTAAAGGTCGCGTTTTCCACCACGGTACTGCCCGCTGCCATTGAAGTAGTCGCGGTTCCAGCCCCCTTCCGACATCGCCCCGTTATCGCTGCTAAAGATGACCAGGGTGTTCTCGGCAATGCCCAGTTCGTTCAGCTTGGCGACGATTTGGCCAACCGAGTGATCGAGATAGGTCACCATGCCGGCAAACGTTGCTTTGGGATTCGGTTCGGACCGATAGTGGTCGCCTTTGTATGGCACTTCGTCGAACTTACCGAGGAACGGCTCTTTCCATTGTGTTGGAACATTGAGGTCCGCATGTGGCTGCTGCAGCGAAAGATGCAAGAAGAACGGCTCGCTGGCATGCGTGTCGAGGTAATCCAGCGCATCGCTCAAGAACAGGTCGCCCGAGTATTGGTCCCCTTCTTTGCCATGATTGTTCGGATACTCGACCAGCGTCCCATCTCGCCATAGTGACTTGGGATAGTACCGATGCGCCCCGCCATGACTGACGTAGCCAAAGAAATGATCGAAGCCCTTGCGATTGGGGAGCGATCCATCGTCGCTGTTGCACGACAATCCGCTCTTGCCAATCATCGCCGTGTGATAGCCCGCTTCG containing:
- a CDS encoding dockerin type I domain-containing protein, with translation MKTKALLTTVAVFLVFSVHQASGQSQIGINFIGGITGGGPGGTVTGSAGWQGTSDGGDYDYPRDISQINWNNVAPPVDGEIEDLQDFKGSASDLINSAGETTSLSVSWLAEEPYRAFGGPYSNQDQELMSGYIDVDDTWPTSYVNLTDIPYNGYDLVVYVGTDGNNRTASVQLGNDDNSRTWFVTNTGGGAFSGPEDYIRATAISEFDAEPGNFIVYEGLISSDLEVRITRGTNNAGINGIQLIERSDVPFLTLMVDTVTGVMAIQNNSGEAVDFDAYQIESADGSLNPTGFRSLEDQDYEGNGASGSGHGWEELGVPSANLMGEAFLADSSVLDVGSSVLLGSSFTAESVEDLVFRYHQTGSFTQKGRVEYCENCLFIDLQGDYNSDGVVNLADYTVWRDSLGSTSDLRANGDDTGASQGVVDATDYQVWKANFGASTGASQAVANTQVPEPSSVTLCCLLAIGFVPFGLRRTRCLSANRVRTFLLAATVLVATGFCQPTYAVSVGMNMVGGIGSSASEVNGVAGFRGDTEKGLADVSQANWNNVAYFTVGGVDGVYDILGTAENLKTSENVVTDMSVSWLADNTWAAGNPTKDNDDERLMDGYVDNSTDLTTSYFTLNNIPFTGYDLYIYVGSDGNGRVSYTRLGEDSSSDTYFETNTGQGAFTGPDDYVRAEAKSIGETAPSNFILYEGLLSPNIEFTVNRATGNAGVHGIQVVERTDIPFLSLVVDRVTGYAELRNESGGDVDLDLYQIGSPDEALTPSSFYSLEQQDYEQNGTAGSGNGWEVMGTPSTKLIAESFLQGSSLLSIGASINLGQIFAPGGAETLEILFHEVDGVLNPGRVDYCDNCVAASDLKGDYNGDNQVNLADYTIWRDSLGSTGDGLAADGNNDQVVDSLDYQLWKSHFGQSMAAPLNASASTTQVPEPASYTALLLTASVLACRRVTCV
- a CDS encoding dockerin type I domain-containing protein, coding for MYFRRYCCCIALVGTMVFLAGSAHAVTLTWTGAGDGTTFSQLQNWAGTPTGGVIDTSDLVDTYVLDTPATIVESSDLRFRAGGSLVQSAGSIDIASADFGMGYLENPDMPGTIELSGGSIAAKFLAELNVSLGSGAQLTLTGPNNPVNESSISFTDITAEVHFTDETTSAVLSEHVGKFTVFGAPAVSGVNLSIESDGASGSIVTPIITETPAVKLYVNRDTGQLTLTNLTGQALTFFEYDILSTAGALRESQWTSIAGNYDEAANGGDGSVDSDNAWLRFTAAGSRTNLAEGTFGETTLAHNQSIELGTAWIPSPYEDLQATLSLLSEDLKVEIVYTGTQIESPIEVGDFNADGLISAADWPLMRANLFTDVSGMLAVDAHRAGDMDGNGRVDELDFLAFEALYDANFGTGAFTAMVSQVPEPPCWPMFASVAGAIVFVGSRKRS
- a CDS encoding sulfatase-like hydrolase/transferase translates to MRCIERIASFASFLMLWGITSTCWADSPNIVHIYADDLGFGSVGFNGQTLIQTPNLDALATGGMRFNNAFAATVCGPSRAMLYSGLHNGHTLVDSNANLTGDPWRSEGQTVGDHLQAAGYSTAVFGKWGFGGSGSSGDGTIPNPTITGPNSIPTAQGFQTFYGYLNHARAHSYRVDSLWTTEEPFDDDNDGIAEVGEKYQPNSDNGLWLEKTGNTNSNLNANYTAYTADLVTAKSVAYIEQHANSGQPFYLQYASTIPHFDIDAVRNYPEWFAAYENVPGASSWTDDQKSYAAMISRLDAAVGEIVAKLDDPNGDGDKSDSVLENTVIFFTSDNGPTAEDGSPIAFFDASGGKRGGKRDLWNGGINVPAFAYWKGTIEPGQVSDRFTDLPDFMPTALELAGTRGPVGLDGVSLVHELTGQGVDRPKDYIIQEHHEGSGPDPDGKNGRWAIIKDDYKLIKYSDGTLRLYSLNDDYDENNELSLQDAANLAMVTELQAIALAEGVEQNDSYAIEFHTWTGDDLGEVSDSANWSGAAVPAEYWSAVLANDGRSPKTAVVSEDVHTLGFEVRGTGSSATQTVQVQQGHTLEGRNEIRISEYGIVELQGGSLSSVRWVDVLENAQLVGHGDVNADVYNFGQVSVSNSEGGTSILSVGDDYRQFASGVLTLDIGGTSGGTQFDQLEVVGQAVLGGTLALQLVNGFVPTQGEFFPLMRAESIEGEFSTIQLPTVDGVELSLQYTNSLVLLVAGDFNLLDGDVNLDGELNQLDVDAFIAGWLYQQPVPDVGSYKKGDLNLDGIVDRADWRLLRQAFLDANLPAPQFTPNQVPEPVSLLQILGGISVGLVMRKCS
- a CDS encoding sulfatase/phosphatase domain-containing protein — its product is MGEQGQVEHDYLYWEFYEQGGKQAIRKGKWKGVVLNTKSAPVFELYDLEADPSETTDLAQQHPEIVEQLKSAMQEAHTDSELVSLFSKAKAKRGNQKNKAR
- a CDS encoding IS5 family transposase, which codes for MATKEKRTYKVTNWKEYNKSLIERGNITIWFSDEALENWEHPNDQTKVGRPFVFSDTAIECLLTIRELLKLPYRQTEGFGRSLVAMLGVEAAIPNYSSLAKRASKLNVSLDIANKRGDIDIVVDSTGMKVFGEGEWKMRTHGKSKRRTWRKLHLSVNPDTREIVAEILTENSCHDADAVPEMLEQVEQPVKKFHGDGSYDKWKVYEGLESEGIEPVIPPQHNAKIKQHGNSAEEPLPRDEAIRQIRRKGRRSWKEEVGYHRRSLAETTMYRVKQSFGSHLKNRVFENQQTEARLRCKIINQFTQLGLPQFEWS
- a CDS encoding arylsulfatase, coding for MNRLFCFAGCLLVLLLSVGAVSRAADSPTKPNIIFILADDLGYGDLSCLGQQHFQTKHIDQLVAEGMLLTDHYAGCTVCAPSRACLLSGKHTGHVYQRFNGQVQFREDPQDLTIARILGEAGYHTAMIGKSGLSCNSDDGSLPNRKGFDHFFGYVSHGGAHRYYPKSLWRDGTLVEYPNNHGKEGDQYSGDLFLSDALDYLDTHASEPFFLHLSLQQPHADLNVPTQWKEPFLGKFDEVPYKGDHYRSEPNPKATFAGMVTYLDHSVGQIVAKLNELGIAENTLVIFSSDNGAMSEGGWNRDYFNGSGQYRGGKRDLYEGGIRVPTVAWWPGTIAPVSKSDHMSAFWDFLPTACELAGVDSPDDIDGISFAPTRPC